A stretch of the Pan troglodytes isolate AG18354 chromosome 20, NHGRI_mPanTro3-v2.0_pri, whole genome shotgun sequence genome encodes the following:
- the HAS1 gene encoding hyaluronan synthase 1 isoform X1 produces the protein MRPGLMPLPFPSRSQQDAPKPTPAARRCSGLARRVLTIAFALLILGLMTWAYAAGVPLASDRYGLLAFGLYGAFLSAHLVAQSLFAYLEHRRVAAAARRAAARGPLDAATARSVALTISAYQEDPAYLRQCLASARALLYPRARLRVLMVVDGNRAEDLYMVDMFREVFADEDPATYVWDGNYHQPWEPAAAGAVGAGAYREVEAEDPGRLAVEALVRTRRCACVAQRWGGKREVMYTAFKALGDSVDYVQVCDSDTRLDPMALLELVRVLDEDPRVGAVGGDVRILNPLDSWVSFLSSLRYWVAFNVERACQSYFHCVSCISGPLGLYRNNLLQQFLEAWYNQKFLGTHCTFGDDRHLTNRMLSMGYATKYTSRSRCYSETPSSFLRWLSQQTRWSKSYFREWLYNALWWHRHHAWMTYEAVVSGLFPFFVAATVLRLFYAGRPWALLWVLLCVQGVALAKAAFAAWLRGCLRMVLLSLYAPLYMCGLLPAKFLALVTMNQSGWGTSGRRKLAANYVPLLPLALWALLLLGGLVRSVAHEARADWSGPSRAAEAYHLAAGAGAYVGYWVVMLTLYWVGVRRLCRRRTGGYRVQV, from the exons ATGCGCCCGGGACTCATgccccttcctttcccctctcGCTCCCAGCAGGACGCGCCCAAGCCCACTCCTGCAGCCCGCCGCTGCTCCGGCCTGGCCCGGAGGGTGCTGACCATCGCCTTCGCCCTGCTCATCCTGGGCCTCATGACCTGGGCCTACGCCGCCGGGGTGCCGCTGGCCTCCGATCGCTACGGCCTCCTGGCCTTCGGCCTCTACGGGGCCTTCCTTTCAGCGCACCTGGTGGCGCAGAGCCTCTTCGCGTACCTGGAGCACCGgcgggtggcggcggcggcgcggcgcGCGGCGGCGCGGGGGCCCCTGGATGCAGCCACCGCGCGCAGTGTGGCGCTGACCATCTCCGCCTACCAGGAGGACCCCGCGTACCTGCGCCAGTGCCTGGCGTCCGCCCGCGCCCTGCTGTACCCGCGCGCGCGGCTGCGCGTCCTCATGGTGGTGGATGGCAACCGCGCCGAGGACCTCTACATGGTCGACATGTTCCGCGAGGTCTTCGCTGACGAGGACCCCGCCACGTACGTGTGGGACGGCAACTACCACCAGCCCTGGGAACCCGCGGCGGCGGGCGCGGTGGGCGCCGGAGCCtaccgggaggtggaggcggagGATCCTGGGCGGCTGGCAGTGGAGGCGCTGGTGAGGACTCGCAGGTGCGCGTGCGTGGCGCAGCGCTGGGGCGGCAAGCGCGAGGTCATGTACACAGCCTTCAAGGCGCTCGGAGATTCGGTGGACTACGTGCAG GTCTGTGACTCGGACACAAGGTTGGACCCCATGGCACTGCTGGAGCTCGTGCGGGTACTGGACGAGGACCCCCGGGTAGGGGCTGTTGGTGGGGACGTGCGGATCCTTAACCCTCTGGACTCCTGGGTCAGCTTCCTAAGCAGCCTGCGATACTGGGTAGCCTTCAATGTGGAGCGGGCTTGTCAGAGCTACTTCCACTGTGTATCCTGCATCAGCGGTCCTCTAG GCCTCTATAGGAATAACCTCTTGCAGCAGTTTCTTGAGGCCTGGTACAACCAGAAGTTCCTGGGCACCCACTGTACTTTTGGGGATGACCGGCACCTCACCAACCGCATGCTCAGCATGGGTTATGCTACCAA GTACACCTCCAGGTCCCGCTGCTACTCAGAGACGCCCTCGTCCTTCCTGCGGTGGCTGAGCCAGCAGACACGCTGGTCCAAGTCGTACTTCCGTGAGTGGCTGTACAACGCGCTCTGGTGGCACCGGCACCATGCGTGGATGACCTACGAGGCGGTGGTCTCCGGCCTGTTCCCCTTCTTCGTGGCGGCCACTGTGCTGCGTCTGTTCTACGCGGGCCGCCCTTGGGCGCTGCTGTGGGTGCTGCTATGCGTGCAGGGCGTGGCACTGGCCAAGGCGGCCTTCGCGGCCTGGCTGCGGGGCTGCCTGCGCATGGTGCTTCTGTCGCTCTACGCGCCCCTCTACATGTGTGGCCTCCTGCCTGCCAAGTTCCTGGCGCTAGTCACCATGAACCAGAGTGGCTGGGGCACCTCGGGCCGGCGGAAGCTGGCCGCTAACTACGTCCCTCTGCTGCCCCTGGCGCTCTGGGCGCTGCTGCTGCTTGGGGGCCTGGTCCGCAGCGTGGCACACGAGGCCAGGGCCGACTGGAGCGGCCCTTCCCGCGCAGCCGAGGCCTACCACTTGGCCGCGGGGGCCGGCGCCTACGTGGGCTACTGGGTGGTCATGTTGACGCTGTACTGGGTGGGCGTGCGGAGGCTTTGCCGGCGGCGGACTGGGGGCTACCGCGTCCAGGTGTGA
- the HAS1 gene encoding hyaluronan synthase 1 isoform X3 — MRQDAPKPTPAARRCSGLARRVLTIAFALLILGLMTWAYAAGVPLASDRYGLLAFGLYGAFLSAHLVAQSLFAYLEHRRVAAAARRAAARGPLDAATARSVALTISAYQEDPAYLRQCLASARALLYPRARLRVLMVVDGNRAEDLYMVDMFREVFADEDPATYVWDGNYHQPWEPAAAGAVGAGAYREVEAEDPGRLAVEALVRTRRCACVAQRWGGKREVMYTAFKALGDSVDYVQVCDSDTRLDPMALLELVRVLDEDPRVGAVGGDVRILNPLDSWVSFLSSLRYWVAFNVERACQSYFHCVSCISGPLGLYRNNLLQQFLEAWYNQKFLGTHCTFGDDRHLTNRMLSMGYATKYTSRSRCYSETPSSFLRWLSQQTRWSKSYFREWLYNALWWHRHHAWMTYEAVVSGLFPFFVAATVLRLFYAGRPWALLWVLLCVQGVALAKAAFAAWLRGCLRMVLLSLYAPLYMCGLLPAKFLALVTMNQSGWGTSGRRKLAANYVPLLPLALWALLLLGGLVRSVAHEARADWSGPSRAAEAYHLAAGAGAYVGYWVVMLTLYWVGVRRLCRRRTGGYRVQV; from the exons GACGCGCCCAAGCCCACTCCTGCAGCCCGCCGCTGCTCCGGCCTGGCCCGGAGGGTGCTGACCATCGCCTTCGCCCTGCTCATCCTGGGCCTCATGACCTGGGCCTACGCCGCCGGGGTGCCGCTGGCCTCCGATCGCTACGGCCTCCTGGCCTTCGGCCTCTACGGGGCCTTCCTTTCAGCGCACCTGGTGGCGCAGAGCCTCTTCGCGTACCTGGAGCACCGgcgggtggcggcggcggcgcggcgcGCGGCGGCGCGGGGGCCCCTGGATGCAGCCACCGCGCGCAGTGTGGCGCTGACCATCTCCGCCTACCAGGAGGACCCCGCGTACCTGCGCCAGTGCCTGGCGTCCGCCCGCGCCCTGCTGTACCCGCGCGCGCGGCTGCGCGTCCTCATGGTGGTGGATGGCAACCGCGCCGAGGACCTCTACATGGTCGACATGTTCCGCGAGGTCTTCGCTGACGAGGACCCCGCCACGTACGTGTGGGACGGCAACTACCACCAGCCCTGGGAACCCGCGGCGGCGGGCGCGGTGGGCGCCGGAGCCtaccgggaggtggaggcggagGATCCTGGGCGGCTGGCAGTGGAGGCGCTGGTGAGGACTCGCAGGTGCGCGTGCGTGGCGCAGCGCTGGGGCGGCAAGCGCGAGGTCATGTACACAGCCTTCAAGGCGCTCGGAGATTCGGTGGACTACGTGCAG GTCTGTGACTCGGACACAAGGTTGGACCCCATGGCACTGCTGGAGCTCGTGCGGGTACTGGACGAGGACCCCCGGGTAGGGGCTGTTGGTGGGGACGTGCGGATCCTTAACCCTCTGGACTCCTGGGTCAGCTTCCTAAGCAGCCTGCGATACTGGGTAGCCTTCAATGTGGAGCGGGCTTGTCAGAGCTACTTCCACTGTGTATCCTGCATCAGCGGTCCTCTAG GCCTCTATAGGAATAACCTCTTGCAGCAGTTTCTTGAGGCCTGGTACAACCAGAAGTTCCTGGGCACCCACTGTACTTTTGGGGATGACCGGCACCTCACCAACCGCATGCTCAGCATGGGTTATGCTACCAA GTACACCTCCAGGTCCCGCTGCTACTCAGAGACGCCCTCGTCCTTCCTGCGGTGGCTGAGCCAGCAGACACGCTGGTCCAAGTCGTACTTCCGTGAGTGGCTGTACAACGCGCTCTGGTGGCACCGGCACCATGCGTGGATGACCTACGAGGCGGTGGTCTCCGGCCTGTTCCCCTTCTTCGTGGCGGCCACTGTGCTGCGTCTGTTCTACGCGGGCCGCCCTTGGGCGCTGCTGTGGGTGCTGCTATGCGTGCAGGGCGTGGCACTGGCCAAGGCGGCCTTCGCGGCCTGGCTGCGGGGCTGCCTGCGCATGGTGCTTCTGTCGCTCTACGCGCCCCTCTACATGTGTGGCCTCCTGCCTGCCAAGTTCCTGGCGCTAGTCACCATGAACCAGAGTGGCTGGGGCACCTCGGGCCGGCGGAAGCTGGCCGCTAACTACGTCCCTCTGCTGCCCCTGGCGCTCTGGGCGCTGCTGCTGCTTGGGGGCCTGGTCCGCAGCGTGGCACACGAGGCCAGGGCCGACTGGAGCGGCCCTTCCCGCGCAGCCGAGGCCTACCACTTGGCCGCGGGGGCCGGCGCCTACGTGGGCTACTGGGTGGTCATGTTGACGCTGTACTGGGTGGGCGTGCGGAGGCTTTGCCGGCGGCGGACTGGGGGCTACCGCGTCCAGGTGTGA
- the HAS1 gene encoding hyaluronan synthase 1 isoform X2 — MRQQDAPKPTPAARRCSGLARRVLTIAFALLILGLMTWAYAAGVPLASDRYGLLAFGLYGAFLSAHLVAQSLFAYLEHRRVAAAARRAAARGPLDAATARSVALTISAYQEDPAYLRQCLASARALLYPRARLRVLMVVDGNRAEDLYMVDMFREVFADEDPATYVWDGNYHQPWEPAAAGAVGAGAYREVEAEDPGRLAVEALVRTRRCACVAQRWGGKREVMYTAFKALGDSVDYVQVCDSDTRLDPMALLELVRVLDEDPRVGAVGGDVRILNPLDSWVSFLSSLRYWVAFNVERACQSYFHCVSCISGPLGLYRNNLLQQFLEAWYNQKFLGTHCTFGDDRHLTNRMLSMGYATKYTSRSRCYSETPSSFLRWLSQQTRWSKSYFREWLYNALWWHRHHAWMTYEAVVSGLFPFFVAATVLRLFYAGRPWALLWVLLCVQGVALAKAAFAAWLRGCLRMVLLSLYAPLYMCGLLPAKFLALVTMNQSGWGTSGRRKLAANYVPLLPLALWALLLLGGLVRSVAHEARADWSGPSRAAEAYHLAAGAGAYVGYWVVMLTLYWVGVRRLCRRRTGGYRVQV; from the exons CAGGACGCGCCCAAGCCCACTCCTGCAGCCCGCCGCTGCTCCGGCCTGGCCCGGAGGGTGCTGACCATCGCCTTCGCCCTGCTCATCCTGGGCCTCATGACCTGGGCCTACGCCGCCGGGGTGCCGCTGGCCTCCGATCGCTACGGCCTCCTGGCCTTCGGCCTCTACGGGGCCTTCCTTTCAGCGCACCTGGTGGCGCAGAGCCTCTTCGCGTACCTGGAGCACCGgcgggtggcggcggcggcgcggcgcGCGGCGGCGCGGGGGCCCCTGGATGCAGCCACCGCGCGCAGTGTGGCGCTGACCATCTCCGCCTACCAGGAGGACCCCGCGTACCTGCGCCAGTGCCTGGCGTCCGCCCGCGCCCTGCTGTACCCGCGCGCGCGGCTGCGCGTCCTCATGGTGGTGGATGGCAACCGCGCCGAGGACCTCTACATGGTCGACATGTTCCGCGAGGTCTTCGCTGACGAGGACCCCGCCACGTACGTGTGGGACGGCAACTACCACCAGCCCTGGGAACCCGCGGCGGCGGGCGCGGTGGGCGCCGGAGCCtaccgggaggtggaggcggagGATCCTGGGCGGCTGGCAGTGGAGGCGCTGGTGAGGACTCGCAGGTGCGCGTGCGTGGCGCAGCGCTGGGGCGGCAAGCGCGAGGTCATGTACACAGCCTTCAAGGCGCTCGGAGATTCGGTGGACTACGTGCAG GTCTGTGACTCGGACACAAGGTTGGACCCCATGGCACTGCTGGAGCTCGTGCGGGTACTGGACGAGGACCCCCGGGTAGGGGCTGTTGGTGGGGACGTGCGGATCCTTAACCCTCTGGACTCCTGGGTCAGCTTCCTAAGCAGCCTGCGATACTGGGTAGCCTTCAATGTGGAGCGGGCTTGTCAGAGCTACTTCCACTGTGTATCCTGCATCAGCGGTCCTCTAG GCCTCTATAGGAATAACCTCTTGCAGCAGTTTCTTGAGGCCTGGTACAACCAGAAGTTCCTGGGCACCCACTGTACTTTTGGGGATGACCGGCACCTCACCAACCGCATGCTCAGCATGGGTTATGCTACCAA GTACACCTCCAGGTCCCGCTGCTACTCAGAGACGCCCTCGTCCTTCCTGCGGTGGCTGAGCCAGCAGACACGCTGGTCCAAGTCGTACTTCCGTGAGTGGCTGTACAACGCGCTCTGGTGGCACCGGCACCATGCGTGGATGACCTACGAGGCGGTGGTCTCCGGCCTGTTCCCCTTCTTCGTGGCGGCCACTGTGCTGCGTCTGTTCTACGCGGGCCGCCCTTGGGCGCTGCTGTGGGTGCTGCTATGCGTGCAGGGCGTGGCACTGGCCAAGGCGGCCTTCGCGGCCTGGCTGCGGGGCTGCCTGCGCATGGTGCTTCTGTCGCTCTACGCGCCCCTCTACATGTGTGGCCTCCTGCCTGCCAAGTTCCTGGCGCTAGTCACCATGAACCAGAGTGGCTGGGGCACCTCGGGCCGGCGGAAGCTGGCCGCTAACTACGTCCCTCTGCTGCCCCTGGCGCTCTGGGCGCTGCTGCTGCTTGGGGGCCTGGTCCGCAGCGTGGCACACGAGGCCAGGGCCGACTGGAGCGGCCCTTCCCGCGCAGCCGAGGCCTACCACTTGGCCGCGGGGGCCGGCGCCTACGTGGGCTACTGGGTGGTCATGTTGACGCTGTACTGGGTGGGCGTGCGGAGGCTTTGCCGGCGGCGGACTGGGGGCTACCGCGTCCAGGTGTGA
- the SPACA6 gene encoding sperm acrosome membrane-associated protein 6 isoform X8, with product MTHALQELAAAQGSFEVAFPDAAEKMKKVITQLKEAQACIPPCGLQEFARRFLCSGCYSRVCDLPLDCPGEGAGPRGAGGQPEKRDQSTEGHKLVARPDVVGAQRVNPAPSSVQDVTVTRGDQAMFSCIVNFQLPKEEITYSWKFAGGGLRTQDLSYFRDMPRAEGYLARIRPAQLTHRGTFSCVIKQDQRPLARLYFFLNVTGPPPRAETELQASFREVLRWAPRDAELIEPWRPSLGELLARPEALTPSNLFLIAVLGALASASATVLAWMFFRWYCSGN from the exons GATCCTTTGAGGTTGCCTTCCCTGATGCTGCGGAGAAAATGAAGAAGGTCATTACACAGCTTAAAGAAG CCCAGGCTTGCATCCCTCCCTGCG GTCTCCAGGAGTTCGCCCGGCGTTTCCTCTGCAGCGGGTGCTACTCTAGGGTCTGCGACCTCCCGCTGGACTGCCCAGGTGAGGGGGCGGGGCCTCGGGGTGCAGGAGGCCAACCTGAGAAACGGGACCAGAGCACCGAGGGGCATAAGCTGGTGGCGAGGCCAGACGTGGTCGGGGCCCAGCGAGTGAACCCTGCTCCGTCTTCAGTTCAGGATGTGACAGTGACTCGGGGCGACCAGGCTATGTTTTCTTGCATCGTAAACTTCCAGCTGCCAAAGGAGGAGATCACCTATTCCTGGAAATTCGCAGGAGGAGGT CTCCGGACTCAGGACTTGTCCTATTTCCGAGATATGCCGCGGGCCGAAGGATACCTGGCGCGGATCCGGCCGGCTCAGCTCACGCACCGCGGGACGTTCTCCTGCGTGATCAAGCAAGACCAGCGCCCCCTGGCCCGGCTCTACTTCTTTCTTAACG TGACGGGACCGCCCCCGCGGGCGGAGACAGAGTTGCAGGCCTCGTTCCGGGAAGTGCTGCGCTGGGCGCCGCGGGATGCCGAGCTGATCGAGCCCTGGAGGCCCAGCCTGGGCGAGCTGCTGGCCAGGCCCGAGGCTCTGACGCCCAGCAACCTGTTCCTGATTGCAGTCCTCGGGGCCCTCGCATCAGCGAGTGCGACAGTGTTGGCGTG GATGTTCTTTCGATGGTACTGCAGTGGCAACTAA
- the SPACA6 gene encoding sperm acrosome membrane-associated protein 6 isoform X2, giving the protein MESARWRWGPACGPGAAEETPSLRRGSRGSRSFEVAFPDAAEKMKKVITQLKEAQACIPPCGLQEFARRFLCSGCYSRVCDLPLDCPGEGAGPRGAGGQPEKRDQSTEGHKLVARPDVVGAQRVNPAPSSVQDVTVTRGDQAMFSCIVNFQLPKEEITYSWKFAGGGLRTQDLSYFRDMPRAEGYLARIRPAQLTHRGTFSCVIKQDQRPLARLYFFLNVTGPPPRAETELQASFREVLRWAPRDAELIEPWRPSLGELLARPEALTPSNLFLIAVLGALASASATVLAWMFFRWYCSGN; this is encoded by the exons GATCCTTTGAGGTTGCCTTCCCTGATGCTGCGGAGAAAATGAAGAAGGTCATTACACAGCTTAAAGAAG CCCAGGCTTGCATCCCTCCCTGCG GTCTCCAGGAGTTCGCCCGGCGTTTCCTCTGCAGCGGGTGCTACTCTAGGGTCTGCGACCTCCCGCTGGACTGCCCAGGTGAGGGGGCGGGGCCTCGGGGTGCAGGAGGCCAACCTGAGAAACGGGACCAGAGCACCGAGGGGCATAAGCTGGTGGCGAGGCCAGACGTGGTCGGGGCCCAGCGAGTGAACCCTGCTCCGTCTTCAGTTCAGGATGTGACAGTGACTCGGGGCGACCAGGCTATGTTTTCTTGCATCGTAAACTTCCAGCTGCCAAAGGAGGAGATCACCTATTCCTGGAAATTCGCAGGAGGAGGT CTCCGGACTCAGGACTTGTCCTATTTCCGAGATATGCCGCGGGCCGAAGGATACCTGGCGCGGATCCGGCCGGCTCAGCTCACGCACCGCGGGACGTTCTCCTGCGTGATCAAGCAAGACCAGCGCCCCCTGGCCCGGCTCTACTTCTTTCTTAACG TGACGGGACCGCCCCCGCGGGCGGAGACAGAGTTGCAGGCCTCGTTCCGGGAAGTGCTGCGCTGGGCGCCGCGGGATGCCGAGCTGATCGAGCCCTGGAGGCCCAGCCTGGGCGAGCTGCTGGCCAGGCCCGAGGCTCTGACGCCCAGCAACCTGTTCCTGATTGCAGTCCTCGGGGCCCTCGCATCAGCGAGTGCGACAGTGTTGGCGTG GATGTTCTTTCGATGGTACTGCAGTGGCAACTAA